One stretch of Miscanthus floridulus cultivar M001 chromosome 18, ASM1932011v1, whole genome shotgun sequence DNA includes these proteins:
- the LOC136521085 gene encoding structural maintenance of chromosomes protein 5-like codes for MAAPRAAKRPKFASGAAPSQRGEDDYVPGNIVEIELFNFMTYDRLVCCPGPRLNLVVGPNGSGKSSLVCAIALGLAGDPNILGRASSVGAFVKRGEVAGHVKISLRGDTPDDKICITRKIDTKNKSEWLLNGATVPKKEVIDVIKKFNIQVNNLTQFLPQDRVSEFAKLSPIQLLEETEKAVGDPDLPIQHRQLVERSKELKALEVAITQKEKTLNNLKALNAEQEKDVERVRLRDNLLRKAELMKKKLPWLKFDMMQKEFIEVIKEKEKSAKQEMEEAARVWEDSKGPIDKLKKHKATRTSNIKKINSQVNENMNNRQKVMDQDLKLNAELKATFDDIEDLKKQEKSRQQRILRTKEDLAAAEKELEDLQPYELPKAENAQLTDQIARINVEIKNLKAERNAVESQLAREEESMRRCCDRLKEMESKNSKLLQALRSAGADKIVEAYHWVQANKNNFREEVYGPVLLEVNVQDKLHATYLENHVPNYIWKSFITLDASDRDYIVSETKQYGIPVLNYLAHEGARRQPLNITPEMKQLGIYSRLDQVFQAPDTVKDVLISQAGLDNSYIGTDETHRRADEASELGIGDFWTPDNHYRWSKSRYSSYMSANVDAVRPSRLFKSNLDVSGIEDLRLQKENHVTNIEGMREAIKTLHRKQRQLEDEEANIHKQKEEIINAMRYHKKRREEMQRRVDFKRRTLKDISREEDVESSTRKLLDQVAKLNDERFHAMMKLKDLLTEAVALKWSHTEKNMASVELDTKIWEMEKDVKKLEKEANQKARNYEDYKRITQEHRRRLSIAKQKAESIAMITKDLEKEFRAMPTTVEELEAAIQDTESEANSMLFLNQNVLQEYQNRQHEIESISNKLKDDKGEHEICCSEIETVKGKWLPTLRTLVSKINDTFSRNFQEMAVAGEVSLDEHGLDFDHYGILIKVKFRQTSQLQVLSSHHQSGGERSVSTILYLVSLQDLTNCPFRVVDEINQGMDPINERKMFQQLVRAASQINTPQCFLLTPKLLPDLEYSNACSILNIMNGPWIEEPAKAWSSGDCWRTVVSAAGH; via the exons ATGGCGGCCCCGCGCGCCGCCAAGCGCCCCAAGTTCGCCTCCGGCGCGGCGCCGTCCCAGCGCGGGGAGGACGACTACGTGCCGGGGAACATCGTGGAGATCGAGCTCTTCAACTTCATGACCTACGACCGCCTCGTCTGCTGCCCCGGCCCGCGCCTCAACCTCGTCGTCGGGCCCAACGGGTCCGGCAAGAGCTCGCTCGTCTGCGCCATCGCCCTCGGCCTCGCCGGAGACCCCAAC ATTCTTGGGAGGGCGTCCAGCGTCGGTGCATTCGTCAAGAGAGGGGAGGTTGCCGGGCACGTCAAGATATCTCTCCGCGGGGATACACCTGACGACAAGATCTGCATTACTAGGAAGATTGATACGAAGAACAAGTCCGAGTGGCTCCTCAATG GTGCAACTGTCCCTAAAAAGGAAGTTATTGATGTGATTAAGAAATTCAATATTCAAGTTAACAACTTAACTCAG TTCTTGCCACAAGATCGGGTATCTGAATTTGCAAAGCTAAGTCCGATTCAACTTCTAGAAGAGACTGAAAAGGCCGTTGGTGATCCTGATTTACCTATTCAGCATCGTCAACTTGTAGAGAGAAGTAAGGAACTGAAAGCACTTGAAGTG GCTATAACGCAAAAGGAAAAGACTTTGAATAATCTAAAGGCCCTCAATGCTGAACAAGAAAAAGATGTTGAACGTGTTCGACTAAGAGATAATCTCCTTAGAAAG gctgaaTTAATGAAGAAGAAGCTGCCATGGCTGAAATTCGACATGATGCAGAAGGAATTCATAGAAGTCATAAAAGAGAAGGAGAAAAGTGCAAAGCAAGAAATGGAAGAAGCAGCCAGAGTCTGGGAAGATTCAAAAGGCCCTATTGA CAAACTCAAGAAACACAAGGCAACTCGTACTTCAAATATAAAGAAGATAAACAGCCAAGTAAATGAAAACATGAACAACCGTCAGAAAGTTATGGACCAAGATTTAAAGCTG AATGCAGAACTGAAAGCTACATTTGATGATATTGAAGACCTGAAAAAGCAAGAAAAATCTCGCCAGCAAAGGATCCTGAGAACTAAGGAAGATCTTGCTGCTGCTGAAAAGGAACTTGAAGATCTACAGCCGTATGAACTTCCTAAAGCTGAAAAT GCACAGCTAACAGACCAAATTGCACGAATAAATGTTGAGATAAAAAATCTAAAAGCGGAAAGGAATGCCGTGGAGTCTCAGTTAGCCCGAGAGGAAGAAAGCATGAGGAGATGTTGTGATAG GCTGAAGGAAATGGAAAGCAAGAATAGTAAGCTACTCCAAGCATTGCGAAGTGCTGGTGCTGATAAAATCGTTGAAGCATACCACTGGGTGCAAGCTAACAAAAACAATTTCAGGGAAGAAGTTTACGGGCCTGTTCTCCTTGAG GTAAATGTTCAGGATAAGCTTCACGCCACTTACTTGGAAAACCATGTTCCAAACTATATATGGAAG TCATTCATCACTCTGGATGCTTCCGACCGTGACTACATTGTTAGTGAAACGAAGCAGTATGGCATCCCTGTTCTGAACTACTTGGCGCACGAAGGCGCAAGGAGACAACCATTAAACATCACTCCGGAG ATGAAGCAACTTGGTATCTACTCCCGACTTGATCAAGTATTTCAAGCCCCTGACACTGTAAAAGATGTTTTGATTAGTCAGGCGGGTTTGGATAATTCG TACATAGGTACAGATGAAACTCATCGCAGAGCAGATGAGGCATCAGAGTTAGGCATTGGTGACTTTTGGACACCGGATAACCATTATCGATGGTCCAAATCAAGATATAGCAGTTATATGTCAGCAAATGTAGATGCAGTCCGTCCTTCTCGTCTCTTCAAGAGCA ATCTGGATGTAAGTGGCATTGAAGATCTTCGACTTCAGAAAGAAAACCATGTAACGAATATTGAAGGAATGCGTGAAGCTATAAAGACGCTTCATAGAAAGCAGAGGCAGTTAGAAGACGAAGAGGCAAATATACACAAGCAGAAG GAAGAAATTATTAATGCGATGAGGTACCACAAGAAGCGACGAGAAGAGATGCAAAGGCGTGTTG ATTTCAAAAGGAGAACGCTGAAGGACATATCCAGAGAAGAAGATGTAGAATCTAGCACAAGAAAGCTTCTTGATCAGGTGGCTAAGTTAAATGATGAGAGATTTCATGCAATGATGAAACTTAAG GATTTGCTTACTGAAGCTGTTGCTCTCAAATGGAGTCACACAGAAAAGAATATGGCTTCAGTTGAGCTCGATACAAAG ATATGGGAGATGGAAAAGGatgtgaaaaaacttgaaaaggAGGCTAATCAGAAGGCTAGAAACTATGAAGATT ATAAAAGAATCACTCAGGAGCATAGGCGGAGGCTGTCTATTGCGAAACAGAAAGCAGAGTCGATAGCCATGATTACTAAAGACCTTGAAAAAGAGTTTCGTGCG ATGCCCACTACTGTAGAAGAACTGGAAGCTGCAATACAAGATACTGAATCGGAGGCAAATTCTATGCTATTTCTTAACCAAAATGTTTTGCAGGAGTATCAAAACCGGCAACATGAG ATAGAATCAATCTCAAATAAACTTAAGGATGATAAGGGTGAACATGAGATATGCTGTTCTGAAATCGAAACAGTAAAG GGTAAATGGCTTCCAACTTTGCGGACTCTTGtttcaaaaataaatgacacattCAGTCGTAACTTTCAAGAAATGGCAGTTGCTGGAGAAGTTTCATTGG ATGAGCATGGTCTTGATTTTGATCACTATGGCATTCTTATAAAGGTGAAATTTAG GCAAACTAGTCAGCTGCAGGTGCTAAGCTCTCATCACCAATCAGGAGGG GAGCGATCAGTATCGACCATCTTGTATCTTGTGTCACTTCAAGATCTTACCAACTGCCCCTTTCGGGTTGTCGATGAGATAAATCAAG GAATGGACCCCATAAACGAGAGGAAAATGTTTCAGCAGCTTGTCAGAGCTGCCAGCCAAATTAACACGCCACA ATGCTTCCTTCTGACGCCCAAGCTTCTACCTGATCTGGAGTACAGCAATGCCTGCAGCATTCTCAACATTATGAACGGCCCATGGATTGAGGAGCCAGCAAAAG CATGGAGCTCCGGAGATTGTTGGAGGACAGTGGTCAGCGCAGCTGGGCACTGA